A single genomic interval of Methanococcus voltae harbors:
- a CDS encoding ATP-binding protein, with translation MAKNFHFPFTAIEGQEEMKKALLLNAINPSIGGVLIRGEKGTAKSTTVRSLTDILPQIEVMDSCLFNCDPKGNMCDECLSKNKPYKTVFKEMKVVTLPIGSTEDRVIGTIDIEKAIKEGIKSLDKGILADANRNILYLDEVNLLDDHIVDILLDAAAMGWNTIEREGINIRHPSKFILVGTMNPEEGELRPQILDRFGLMVNVDGLMDVKKRVNVIKKVEEFNLNPEIVLEEYSIEQNVLMEQISNARKILPTVKIENDLLEFISQICIEMNIPTNRADITVARTAKTIAALNQRDYVVIDDIKEACELALPHRMRRKPFDPPTLNNEKLEQFFDEFENENDNNDNDNNNEDDSKN, from the coding sequence ATGGCCAAGAATTTCCATTTCCCATTCACTGCAATAGAAGGACAAGAAGAAATGAAGAAAGCACTACTTTTAAACGCTATAAATCCCTCAATAGGTGGCGTTTTAATAAGGGGTGAAAAAGGGACTGCAAAGTCTACAACAGTTAGGTCTTTAACCGATATATTACCACAAATAGAAGTTATGGACAGCTGTCTTTTTAACTGTGACCCTAAAGGAAATATGTGCGATGAATGTTTATCAAAGAACAAACCCTATAAAACAGTTTTTAAAGAAATGAAGGTCGTTACCTTACCTATAGGTAGTACTGAAGATAGAGTAATTGGTACAATCGACATAGAAAAAGCGATTAAGGAAGGCATCAAATCACTTGATAAAGGTATTTTAGCAGATGCAAATAGAAATATATTATATTTAGACGAAGTAAACTTATTAGATGACCATATTGTAGATATTTTACTCGACGCCGCAGCTATGGGTTGGAATACTATCGAAAGAGAAGGTATAAACATTAGGCACCCATCTAAATTTATATTGGTGGGTACTATGAACCCTGAGGAGGGGGAATTAAGACCTCAAATATTGGATAGATTTGGATTAATGGTTAACGTAGATGGATTAATGGACGTTAAGAAGAGAGTAAATGTAATTAAAAAGGTTGAAGAGTTCAATTTAAACCCCGAAATTGTTTTGGAAGAATATTCCATTGAACAAAACGTATTAATGGAACAAATTAGCAATGCAAGAAAGATTTTACCAACGGTTAAAATTGAAAATGATTTGCTTGAGTTTATATCTCAGATATGTATCGAAATGAATATACCAACTAATAGGGCAGATATTACAGTAGCGAGAACCGCAAAAACAATTGCAGCACTAAATCAACGTGATTACGTCGTTATTGATGATATAAAAGAAGCTTGTGAGCTTGCTTTACCTCACAGAATGAGAAGAAAACCATTCGACCCACCTACCTTAAACAATGAAAAGTTAGAGCAATTTTTCGATGAATTTGAAAATGAAAACGATAATAACGATAATGACAATAATAATGAAGATGATTCAAAAAATTAG
- a CDS encoding NifB/NifX family molybdenum-iron cluster-binding protein, producing the protein MKLAIPIINEKVSEHFGKSEYFIIYEINENNEVIGSKKLENNPCGDGSHSGHGSTVQTLLAENPDAVLFINMGQRSITSLAGKTALYRANDLDVENSLKEFLNGNLQQVQ; encoded by the coding sequence ATGAAATTAGCTATACCTATCATTAACGAAAAAGTTTCAGAACACTTCGGAAAATCAGAATACTTTATTATTTACGAAATTAACGAAAACAATGAAGTAATAGGTTCTAAAAAATTAGAAAATAACCCTTGCGGTGATGGTTCACATTCTGGACACGGTAGTACCGTACAAACTTTGTTGGCTGAAAATCCTGATGCTGTTTTATTTATTAACATGGGTCAAAGAAGTATAACTTCATTAGCTGGAAAAACAGCATTATACAGAGCAAACGATTTGGACGTAGAAAACAGTTTAAAAGAATTTTTAAACGGTAATTTACAACAAGTACAATAA
- a CDS encoding sugar phosphate isomerase/epimerase family protein: MIGISSSLFHETKYSLDEALEFLEKRVNYVELVSDSDIGVFNNPETPLSYNLKYTIHCPLEDMNLASKYENLRKVNVNIIEQLVKIADNTNAKVIVLHPGYNVFDSMRPKAVESFLKTVEDMNKLQQEHSVQLTIENMPNYDMMLFKTPDMNVIDSFGDIGITFDMGHSYLNNNIDEFLREKKVFNRIKHVHIHDNNGDFDEHLNLGDGKIPFENYKKALKDLNCIKMVEVQSRRLNNIEEIDKSVSELKKLLS; this comes from the coding sequence GTGATAGGAATATCTTCGAGTTTATTCCACGAAACAAAGTATAGTTTAGACGAAGCACTGGAATTTCTCGAAAAAAGGGTAAATTATGTAGAATTAGTAAGTGATAGTGATATAGGAGTTTTTAATAACCCAGAAACTCCTTTATCATACAATTTAAAATATACTATCCACTGCCCATTAGAAGATATGAATCTTGCTTCAAAATATGAAAATTTAAGAAAAGTAAATGTAAATATCATTGAACAACTTGTAAAAATAGCAGACAATACAAATGCAAAAGTTATTGTTTTGCACCCCGGTTATAATGTTTTTGACAGTATGCGACCTAAGGCGGTTGAATCATTCTTAAAAACTGTGGAAGATATGAATAAACTTCAACAAGAGCATTCTGTACAGCTCACTATTGAAAATATGCCAAATTATGATATGATGTTGTTTAAAACGCCAGATATGAATGTTATTGATAGTTTTGGAGATATTGGAATTACCTTTGATATGGGGCATTCTTACCTAAATAACAACATTGATGAATTTTTGCGGGAAAAGAAAGTATTTAACCGTATAAAACACGTTCATATTCACGATAATAACGGCGATTTTGATGAACATTTGAATTTAGGTGATGGTAAAATACCTTTCGAAAATTACAAAAAAGCTTTAAAAGATTTAAATTGTATAAAAATGGTAGAAGTCCAAAGTAGACGGTTAAATAACATTGAAGAAATTGATAAAAGTGTTTCAGAGTTAAAAAAATTATTATCTTAA
- a CDS encoding ABC transporter substrate-binding protein: MNLKAKIGLLMLFVLMIIPSAFATGNYDYRLGDINEDGKISVSDVVYLFNNRDLDIEDADVNADNKISVSDVVYLFNYYDEMSESITHSVNMDLKYYDAEGYEVNPYNGEEYEYKILTDSTGKKILLKHAEQSEPTGGNWDSKYETCVDIPVTKVLVMSSTQIALMNPLNDDGSVFDSVKGITYGGGYAWYYPDIETGLDDGTIVDLGSSSAPVEDRITALSDSDLSFVYPDSWSGDAFANTCDRAGVLPVSDAEYLEQTFLGRCEWAKMFAAFYDKEEIASKYFNEQEKKSLNVKRITQTADSVPTVAWGSRTAYGTYVPNAQSYVVKGLVQDCNVQYTFLDQTGTGSSSVDYETFFDRNKNADVWIVSSSAGYLTEFKTLNTGLSEYKAYQNDKIFCFSDSFYQTGLEKTDKVLEDLAIVSHPDLYEGKTTEFILHFDPETSSASPYTA, translated from the coding sequence ATGAATTTAAAAGCCAAAATTGGGCTTTTAATGTTATTCGTGCTTATGATAATCCCATCTGCTTTTGCAACGGGTAATTATGATTATAGGCTCGGGGATATTAACGAAGACGGTAAAATATCTGTTTCAGATGTTGTTTACTTATTTAACAACAGAGATTTAGATATTGAAGATGCAGACGTTAACGCAGATAATAAAATATCTGTTTCAGATGTAGTTTATTTGTTCAATTACTACGATGAAATGAGTGAATCAATTACTCACTCAGTAAATATGGATTTAAAATACTACGATGCTGAAGGCTACGAAGTAAATCCGTACAATGGTGAAGAATACGAATACAAAATATTAACCGACTCAACCGGTAAAAAAATATTATTAAAGCACGCCGAACAATCAGAACCTACGGGTGGCAATTGGGATTCAAAATATGAAACATGTGTGGATATCCCAGTAACCAAAGTATTGGTAATGAGTTCGACACAAATAGCTTTAATGAACCCTTTAAATGATGATGGAAGTGTTTTCGACTCAGTTAAAGGTATCACCTATGGTGGTGGATACGCTTGGTATTACCCTGACATTGAGACAGGTCTCGACGATGGTACAATCGTGGACTTAGGTAGTTCAAGTGCTCCGGTAGAAGACAGAATTACTGCTTTAAGTGATTCAGACTTATCATTTGTATACCCCGACTCCTGGAGTGGGGACGCATTTGCAAATACTTGCGATAGAGCAGGTGTTTTACCAGTTTCCGATGCGGAATACCTCGAACAAACATTCTTGGGTAGATGTGAATGGGCAAAAATGTTCGCAGCATTCTACGATAAAGAAGAAATAGCTTCAAAATACTTTAATGAACAAGAGAAAAAATCATTAAATGTAAAAAGAATCACACAGACTGCTGATTCAGTACCTACAGTAGCCTGGGGTAGTAGGACAGCTTACGGTACATACGTACCTAACGCACAGAGCTACGTTGTAAAAGGTCTTGTACAGGACTGTAATGTTCAATATACCTTCTTAGACCAAACAGGTACCGGAAGTTCGTCTGTTGATTATGAAACATTCTTCGACAGAAATAAAAACGCAGATGTATGGATTGTTTCGTCATCAGCTGGTTATTTAACCGAATTCAAAACATTGAATACAGGATTATCAGAATACAAAGCTTACCAAAACGATAAAATATTCTGTTTCTCAGATTCATTCTATCAGACTGGTTTAGAAAAAACGGACAAAGTTCTTGAAGATTTAGCGATAGTTTCACACCCTGACCTTTATGAGGGTAAAACAACTGAATTTATCTTGCACTTTGACCCAGAAACAAGCAGTGCATCGCCATACACTGCATAA
- a CDS encoding FecCD family ABC transporter permease yields MCKKSKINLKEKINNNLESLFKRKSYKYSILLLLLILCIVLFIISIYFGGNAESVSINDITSVIVHQTSGEVYKDIIIKEIRFPKVFGAVLVGMALAGSGLMLQVLFRNLLASPYTTGISSGVLLMVSLVIFVNSFSEFFKSIVGYETLVAGWIGGLISTMLLIAIAHKSNESNSIIIISLLASYMFSGLTSYLVSNATIESIKQYYGFSIGEVSKLTLDNIYPMTFAMIIFIIVAIYLIKPLNALLFGENYAKSFGANIKQIRIKILLITSFVVGLIIPMVGLMAFVGIAAPYLARPVIKTSDNRYLLPASMLIGAILMLVCYIISLKYYIPIALLTNTNSLTILPIGSVLDIIGGIIVLYLVVRGEKKLLIQ; encoded by the coding sequence ATGTGCAAAAAGTCAAAAATTAATTTAAAAGAAAAAATAAACAATAATTTAGAATCCCTATTTAAGAGAAAATCTTATAAATATTCTATATTATTATTGTTATTAATATTATGTATTGTATTGTTTATAATTTCCATTTATTTCGGAGGAAATGCGGAATCTGTATCAATAAATGATATTACTTCGGTAATAGTTCACCAAACCAGTGGTGAAGTATACAAAGATATAATCATAAAAGAAATAAGATTTCCAAAAGTTTTTGGTGCAGTATTAGTCGGTATGGCGTTAGCAGGTAGTGGTTTAATGTTGCAAGTATTATTTAGAAACTTATTAGCTTCTCCCTACACCACAGGTATATCAAGCGGAGTTTTGCTAATGGTTTCGTTAGTTATCTTTGTTAATTCGTTTTCAGAGTTTTTTAAATCTATTGTAGGTTATGAAACTTTAGTGGCGGGTTGGATAGGCGGGTTAATATCTACGATGCTATTAATAGCTATTGCACATAAATCAAACGAGTCAAACAGTATAATTATAATATCACTTCTTGCAAGTTATATGTTTTCAGGATTAACGTCTTATTTGGTAAGTAATGCCACAATAGAATCTATTAAACAATACTATGGCTTTTCAATTGGTGAAGTATCTAAATTAACGTTAGATAATATATATCCAATGACTTTTGCAATGATTATATTTATAATAGTAGCTATTTACTTAATAAAACCGCTCAATGCCCTACTATTCGGTGAAAATTACGCTAAAAGTTTTGGTGCAAATATAAAACAGATTAGAATTAAAATTTTACTTATTACTTCGTTCGTAGTTGGTTTAATTATTCCAATGGTTGGTTTAATGGCTTTTGTAGGTATTGCAGCCCCTTATTTGGCAAGACCTGTCATAAAAACGTCAGATAATAGGTATTTATTACCTGCAAGTATGTTAATTGGCGCAATTCTGATGTTGGTTTGTTATATCATATCTTTGAAATATTATATACCTATAGCATTGCTAACAAATACAAATTCATTGACTATCTTACCAATAGGCTCTGTATTAGATATTATCGGAGGTATTATCGTATTATATTTAGTCGTACGTGGTGAAAAGAAATTATTAATTCAATAG
- a CDS encoding oxidoreductase/nitrogenase component 1, whose amino-acid sequence MDAGKYFGTFRACYGIKDAIILNHAPVGCNWGTMIYGTSQNLNDLRMSSSIMHEQEIVFGGENTLKETLISMDSNYDSVKNPLLVLLVGDIPSIIGDDVSGIIEDLDIEKDHIVINAEAFKGDAKKGYEDGLLNLYSLIPKNFDKEVKDNNNTNNNTNNNTNNNTNNNTNNNTNNNTNNTNNKSTNLINLIGVSIDDYKIEADLKEIKRILKEFNIEINCVISNCTYSEFLNSPNADLNVVIGQGFEFAKIMQKEHDIDYISVNYPYGIEGTKKFLKSIISKFENNAYFDEKAFELKYDSLVDYEPYKKVSVYMNGLYSVPVSVIGDHKAESMAEFLSQELGMDMEIVANYGDDYKQAVLSSYSTMIFGSSFEKGLSIDLDVPLIRYTYPVFDNVSLCDNIPYAGINGALCLVEDILNAALSRCGKFEFKM is encoded by the coding sequence ATGGACGCAGGCAAATATTTTGGAACTTTTAGAGCTTGCTACGGGATTAAAGACGCCATAATACTAAATCACGCCCCCGTAGGTTGTAATTGGGGTACTATGATATATGGGACATCTCAAAATTTAAATGATTTAAGAATGTCCTCAAGTATTATGCACGAGCAAGAAATCGTTTTCGGTGGCGAAAATACGCTAAAAGAAACTTTAATTTCGATGGACAGTAATTATGACAGCGTTAAAAACCCCTTATTAGTATTGTTAGTTGGAGATATTCCTTCAATAATAGGGGACGATGTAAGCGGTATTATAGAAGATTTAGACATTGAAAAGGACCATATTGTAATTAATGCGGAAGCTTTTAAAGGCGATGCTAAAAAAGGCTACGAAGATGGACTTTTAAATCTATATTCCTTAATTCCAAAGAATTTTGATAAAGAAGTTAAAGATAATAATAATACTAATAATAATACGAATAATAATACGAATAATAATACGAATAATAATACGAATAATAATACGAATAATAATACGAATAATACTAATAACAAATCTACAAATTTAATAAATTTAATTGGCGTTTCTATTGACGATTACAAAATAGAAGCAGATTTAAAGGAAATTAAGAGAATTTTAAAAGAATTTAATATCGAAATCAACTGTGTAATCTCAAATTGTACATATTCTGAATTTTTAAATTCTCCTAACGCTGATTTAAACGTTGTAATTGGTCAAGGTTTTGAATTTGCAAAAATTATGCAGAAAGAACACGATATCGATTATATTTCAGTGAATTACCCCTATGGAATTGAAGGAACTAAAAAATTCTTAAAATCAATTATTTCAAAATTCGAAAATAATGCCTATTTCGATGAAAAAGCCTTTGAATTGAAATATGATAGCCTTGTGGATTACGAACCTTACAAAAAAGTATCAGTGTATATGAACGGTCTTTATTCTGTTCCTGTGTCTGTTATTGGAGACCATAAAGCTGAATCAATGGCCGAATTTTTAAGTCAAGAATTGGGTATGGATATGGAAATAGTTGCAAATTATGGTGATGACTATAAACAAGCAGTTTTATCGTCATACAGTACGATGATTTTCGGCAGTAGCTTTGAAAAAGGTCTTTCTATCGATTTAGACGTGCCATTGATACGATATACATATCCTGTATTTGACAACGTTTCATTATGCGATAATATACCTTATGCAGGAATAAATGGAGCTTTATGCTTGGTAGAAGATATATTAAACGCTGCTTTAAGTCGATGTGGTAAATTCGAATTTAAAATGTAA
- a CDS encoding ATP-binding protein, which produces MKKIVVLSGKGGTGKTTISSSFASLMGESSKLNIADCDVEAPNLHLMFKHELIEQKEYYGVKCAVLNQDLCTNCKLCYEKCRFDAILLDKDENVVIDDLSCEGCGLCEYICPVDAITMEDELTGHINSAKIENGYLSYANLKIGAEGAGKVVTEVRKMAEGQKLQSNENENEKSATNEKNEEFPYLLIDGSPGIGCVVIASLTGCDYALVITEPTQSGLSDLQRVVELIKFFNMPCYVIINKYDLNTDKTLEIENYVKKIKESDKDFNFDLEVVGKIPFDKSVSDAIQNEIPVVKYENSEAGRSIIQIWNELSLKLNN; this is translated from the coding sequence ATGAAAAAAATAGTAGTTTTAAGCGGAAAAGGTGGAACTGGTAAAACGACAATTTCTTCATCATTTGCAAGCCTTATGGGTGAATCTTCTAAATTAAACATTGCAGATTGTGATGTTGAAGCACCTAATCTTCATTTAATGTTTAAACACGAATTAATAGAACAAAAAGAATATTATGGCGTAAAATGTGCAGTATTAAATCAAGATTTATGCACAAACTGTAAATTATGCTATGAAAAATGTAGATTTGATGCAATATTATTGGATAAAGATGAAAACGTTGTAATTGATGATTTATCTTGTGAAGGCTGTGGACTTTGTGAATATATATGCCCCGTAGATGCCATAACAATGGAAGACGAATTAACAGGTCATATAAACAGTGCTAAAATTGAAAATGGGTATTTATCATACGCTAACTTAAAAATAGGTGCTGAAGGTGCGGGTAAAGTTGTGACTGAAGTCAGAAAAATGGCAGAAGGTCAGAAATTGCAATCAAATGAAAATGAAAATGAAAAAAGTGCAACTAACGAAAAAAATGAAGAATTCCCGTATTTATTAATTGACGGTTCACCTGGAATTGGCTGTGTCGTAATTGCTTCATTAACGGGCTGTGATTATGCCCTTGTCATTACAGAGCCAACTCAATCAGGTTTAAGCGATTTACAAAGAGTCGTGGAATTAATTAAATTTTTCAATATGCCTTGTTATGTAATTATCAATAAATACGATTTAAATACTGATAAAACACTTGAAATAGAGAATTACGTTAAAAAAATTAAAGAATCAGATAAAGACTTTAATTTTGATTTGGAAGTTGTTGGTAAAATTCCTTTTGACAAATCAGTTAGTGATGCAATACAAAATGAGATACCTGTCGTAAAATATGAAAATAGTGAAGCAGGTCGGTCTATAATCCAAATATGGAATGAATTATCTCTTAAATTAAATAATTAA
- a CDS encoding FecCD family ABC transporter permease, whose protein sequence is MKRFTKLCILLSFILFSVILLSLMLGTTPISISDILTYILNGTTGNHSMDLLLAKMRATRTLGALLAGMGISLAGILMQSYFRNPLADPYLMGASSGAMLGVVVYGLLTLVMTSTIGTSSFGIVLFAYAGTMLVMMLITAIAKITRQISTLLISGIMVSALASGFTSILVYTGDILGGDGEKLHGLISWGMGAVNNLYWNQVGAMALIIVPFMIFSVIALSKNMDANVLGDNYAVSIGINLKTFKRKLLIISSILTATVVAFTGPIAFIGMFCPILARMINKSAKHNELIPLSLLLGPIFLTIADILTRPGVVLPENANALPLLCPLSIMGAPIAIYMYTKSKNFTM, encoded by the coding sequence TTGAAAAGATTTACAAAGTTATGTATTTTACTTAGTTTCATATTGTTTTCTGTTATTTTGTTAAGTTTAATGCTTGGTACTACGCCTATCTCTATTTCCGATATTCTCACGTACATCTTAAATGGAACTACTGGAAACCACTCTATGGATTTATTACTTGCTAAAATGAGGGCTACAAGGACTTTAGGTGCTTTATTGGCAGGTATGGGTATATCTTTAGCAGGAATATTAATGCAAAGTTATTTCAGAAACCCTTTAGCAGACCCTTACTTAATGGGTGCTTCAAGCGGTGCAATGTTGGGTGTTGTAGTTTATGGGTTATTAACGTTGGTAATGACATCTACAATTGGCACATCGTCGTTTGGAATTGTTTTATTTGCTTATGCGGGCACTATGTTGGTTATGATGTTAATTACGGCCATTGCCAAAATAACGAGGCAGATATCCACCCTATTAATTTCGGGAATTATGGTAAGTGCTTTAGCATCAGGTTTTACGAGCATTTTAGTATATACTGGGGATATATTAGGCGGAGATGGTGAAAAACTACACGGACTTATTAGTTGGGGTATGGGTGCAGTTAACAATCTCTATTGGAATCAGGTGGGTGCAATGGCACTTATAATCGTCCCATTTATGATATTTTCGGTAATTGCTCTTTCAAAAAATATGGATGCAAACGTTTTGGGAGACAATTATGCCGTTAGCATAGGAATTAATCTAAAAACGTTTAAAAGGAAATTATTAATAATATCTTCTATATTAACAGCTACAGTTGTGGCTTTTACTGGACCTATAGCTTTTATAGGTATGTTTTGCCCAATACTTGCCAGAATGATTAATAAATCTGCTAAACACAACGAATTAATACCTTTATCCTTATTATTAGGTCCGATATTTTTAACAATTGCAGATATATTAACCCGTCCTGGTGTAGTCTTACCAGAAAATGCAAACGCTTTGCCATTATTATGTCCATTATCAATTATGGGCGCCCCTATTGCGATATATATGTACACAAAATCTAAAAATTTTACAATGTAG
- a CDS encoding adenosylcobinamide amidohydrolase, with amino-acid sequence MHYQNITDDSVKIEELFKKDDWVAKRVKHTMEIKDESEKTKTLVVEFETPRKVLSTNEGMVKVDYVGNNSIPVPFWDKVHSYKDYRKQIFEKIAIPQEKIALLGTGANMDNLSIHYEEFDEYYVVALSTAGALNNAIRLGDEKADYIEKDFETYYIKEDGTIAKKEKVGTVNIIVITNANLTEGAMAKAIITITEAKTNVFLDLGVKSTKHPELQSTGTGTDSVIVVGGNGPKVGYTGGHTKLGEMIAKCVKRSVREAMIIQDELNFEYEE; translated from the coding sequence ATGCATTATCAAAACATAACTGATGACAGCGTTAAAATCGAAGAATTATTTAAAAAAGATGATTGGGTGGCTAAAAGAGTCAAACATACTATGGAAATCAAAGATGAGAGTGAAAAAACCAAAACTTTAGTTGTAGAGTTCGAAACCCCTCGAAAAGTTCTATCAACTAACGAAGGAATGGTTAAAGTTGATTACGTGGGTAATAACTCAATTCCCGTACCATTCTGGGATAAAGTACATTCATACAAGGATTATAGAAAACAAATCTTTGAAAAAATTGCAATACCTCAAGAAAAAATTGCATTATTGGGTACTGGGGCAAATATGGATAATTTATCGATACATTATGAAGAATTCGATGAATATTATGTTGTTGCACTTTCTACTGCGGGAGCATTGAATAATGCCATAAGACTTGGTGATGAAAAAGCTGATTACATTGAAAAAGATTTCGAAACATACTACATAAAAGAAGACGGTACAATCGCTAAAAAAGAAAAAGTTGGCACAGTAAATATTATTGTAATTACAAACGCTAATTTGACTGAAGGGGCTATGGCAAAAGCTATTATCACAATTACAGAAGCTAAAACCAATGTATTCTTAGATTTAGGTGTTAAAAGTACAAAACATCCCGAATTACAATCCACAGGAACAGGTACTGATAGCGTAATTGTAGTCGGCGGAAACGGTCCAAAAGTTGGCTATACTGGAGGACATACAAAATTAGGTGAAATGATAGCGAAATGTGTAAAAAGAAGCGTTAGAGAAGCTATGATTATACAAGACGAGTTAAATTTTGAATATGAAGAATAA
- a CDS encoding VWA domain-containing protein, with the protein MDIKLNDRIERYSSGKRVSSYSSKGSYVKYKSNSNNDIAFDATIKASAPFQKFRRENSNKNLSLYIESEDMKYKVKKKNISTHIMFGVDASGSMGVLKRMEASKGAVVSLLMDAYQNRDKVSMVAFRKDKAELVVPFTSSVELAEANLVGLKTGGRTPLYDAFTKAYETFEIEMRKNPNMIPILVMISDFKPNVNINKNYFVEICEIVEKLLEKNIRTIFIDTEKKSFVKIGIGENIAKKYGIDYYNIDNLTDDDILNTISSVN; encoded by the coding sequence TTGGATATTAAATTAAATGATAGAATAGAAAGATATTCAAGCGGTAAACGTGTAAGTAGTTATAGTTCTAAAGGTAGCTATGTAAAATACAAGTCAAATTCAAATAACGACATCGCTTTTGATGCTACAATCAAAGCATCAGCACCATTTCAAAAATTCCGACGAGAAAACAGTAATAAAAATTTATCGCTATATATTGAATCGGAAGATATGAAATATAAGGTTAAAAAGAAAAATATTTCTACCCACATAATGTTTGGAGTGGATGCAAGTGGCTCAATGGGAGTTTTAAAGCGTATGGAAGCTTCAAAAGGTGCAGTAGTTTCCTTATTGATGGACGCTTATCAAAACAGAGATAAAGTATCAATGGTAGCTTTTAGAAAAGATAAAGCAGAGCTTGTAGTTCCATTTACTTCATCAGTGGAACTTGCAGAGGCTAACCTCGTAGGTTTAAAAACAGGCGGTAGGACACCACTTTACGATGCGTTTACTAAGGCTTATGAAACATTTGAGATAGAAATGCGTAAAAATCCAAATATGATACCCATATTAGTGATGATTAGCGATTTTAAACCAAATGTAAATATTAACAAAAATTATTTTGTTGAAATTTGCGAAATCGTTGAAAAATTGCTTGAAAAAAATATTAGAACAATATTTATAGACACTGAAAAGAAATCCTTTGTAAAAATTGGTATCGGTGAAAATATTGCTAAGAAATATGGTATAGATTATTATAATATTGATAATTTAACCGATGATGATATATTAAATACAATATCTTCCGTAAATTAA